In a genomic window of Aggregatimonas sangjinii:
- a CDS encoding XdhC family protein produces the protein MKEIKSILQLYNSFKDSNEKCAIAQVVRVEESSYRREGARMLVFESGVFEGGISGGCLEGDALQRSQIAILKQEPSIVTYDTSKENEIGVGLGCNGVIDVLISPISENSKTLQMLQKCVSDRGEHVIATVTALNSEIDTIPLGRSLYYNKDSASLEDCRHEGLRNFLQDKIQDVLNHKKSKTYDYEAQALQASVFIELIPPQFHLAVYGDNYDIYPILEMAKLMDWEVSLVGNIQKLKKEKLRSVANLYPKDFEARPTIDERTAIILMAHDYKTDYSNLKQLIKSPAPYIASLGPRKRFDKMVAEFKANGIEFSEEEQQRIYAPCGLEIGANTPEEIALSLFSEILSVFSEKTGGMLREKNGPIHERN, from the coding sequence TTGAAAGAAATAAAATCGATACTACAACTTTACAATTCATTTAAAGACTCCAATGAAAAATGTGCTATTGCCCAGGTAGTACGTGTTGAGGAATCGTCATACCGCAGGGAAGGCGCCAGAATGCTAGTCTTCGAGTCCGGTGTTTTTGAAGGCGGCATTAGCGGTGGCTGTTTGGAAGGCGATGCCCTGCAACGTTCCCAAATTGCGATTTTGAAACAGGAACCATCAATAGTAACTTATGATACCTCTAAAGAAAATGAGATAGGGGTGGGCTTGGGCTGTAACGGGGTAATCGATGTTTTGATCTCGCCCATTTCTGAAAATTCCAAGACCTTGCAGATGCTGCAAAAATGTGTTTCCGATAGGGGAGAGCATGTGATCGCTACGGTAACCGCTTTAAATTCAGAAATTGATACGATTCCTTTAGGACGATCTTTATATTACAATAAGGATTCCGCCTCTTTGGAGGACTGTCGACACGAAGGCTTGCGGAATTTCCTTCAAGATAAGATTCAGGACGTGCTGAATCACAAAAAATCAAAGACGTATGATTATGAAGCACAAGCGCTACAGGCCAGTGTGTTTATAGAATTGATTCCGCCTCAATTTCATCTGGCGGTATATGGCGATAATTATGATATCTATCCCATACTTGAAATGGCCAAGTTGATGGATTGGGAGGTAAGTCTTGTCGGAAACATTCAGAAGTTGAAGAAGGAAAAGCTGCGGTCTGTCGCTAACTTGTATCCCAAAGATTTTGAGGCCCGCCCGACAATCGATGAGCGCACGGCGATTATACTCATGGCCCACGACTATAAAACGGATTATTCCAATTTGAAACAACTCATCAAAAGTCCGGCGCCTTATATCGCCTCTTTGGGACCGCGCAAACGCTTTGATAAAATGGTTGCCGAATTCAAAGCGAATGGTATTGAGTTTTCGGAAGAAGAGCAGCAGCGTATTTATGCCCCCTGCGGTTTGGAAATCGGAGCGAATACTCCCGAAGAAATCGCCCTGAGCTTGTTTAGCGAGATACTCAGCGTTTTCTCAGAGAAGACCGGGGGAATGTTACGCGAGAAGAACGGACCGATTCACGAGCGGAATTAA
- the moaA gene encoding GTP 3',8-cyclase MoaA — translation MKDSFDRTIDYVRIAVTDRCNLRCFYCMPAEGIPYEPKAHLLSYEEITRLLKVLGELGFRKVRFTGGEPFLRKDFMQLLENTAQLGDYKSIHITSNGTLLQRHIPRLKELGITKINLSIDSLNKERFHKITRRDDFEKVMQTFHMLIDHGFQIKLNAVIMKGINTQDIIPLAELAKNHPVDVRFIEEMPFNGGYKENLEMYSARDIHADLKAQYPNLARLPSAHGDTASLLSVPGYKGNIGVIAAFSRTFCNTCNRLRISSKGDIKSCLYDDGVFNIRDFMRSGVSDIELAAKFREIVRLKPKDGFEAEKMRKAPAAAMQSMSSIGG, via the coding sequence ATGAAGGATTCCTTTGATAGAACCATAGACTATGTACGCATTGCCGTAACGGACCGTTGCAATTTGCGGTGTTTCTATTGCATGCCCGCCGAAGGAATTCCTTATGAACCAAAGGCACATTTACTTAGTTATGAAGAGATTACACGCCTGTTAAAGGTCTTAGGCGAATTAGGATTTCGCAAGGTACGGTTTACGGGGGGAGAGCCTTTTCTACGGAAGGATTTTATGCAGTTGTTGGAGAATACGGCCCAGCTGGGCGACTACAAATCCATTCATATAACCTCTAACGGTACACTTTTACAGCGTCATATTCCACGATTAAAGGAATTGGGCATTACCAAAATCAATCTCAGCATCGATTCTTTAAATAAGGAGCGTTTCCATAAAATCACACGGCGTGACGATTTTGAAAAAGTAATGCAGACCTTTCACATGCTAATTGACCATGGGTTTCAAATCAAACTCAACGCCGTTATCATGAAAGGCATCAATACCCAGGATATCATACCATTGGCCGAACTTGCAAAAAACCACCCCGTTGATGTGCGATTTATAGAAGAAATGCCTTTCAATGGTGGATATAAGGAAAATTTGGAAATGTACTCCGCCCGCGATATACATGCGGATTTAAAAGCGCAATATCCCAATCTGGCAAGACTTCCTAGTGCACACGGAGACACGGCCAGTTTGCTTTCCGTTCCTGGCTATAAGGGAAATATCGGTGTTATCGCGGCATTCTCTAGAACATTTTGTAACACCTGCAATCGCCTTCGCATTTCTTCAAAAGGGGATATTAAAAGTTGTTTGTACGACGATGGCGTTTTCAACATACGCGATTTTATGCGTTCGGGAGTATCCGATATCGAACTCGCCGCAAAATTCCGCGAAATCGTGCGCTTAAAACCGAAGGATGGTTTTGAAGCAGAAAAAATGCGTAAGGCCCCGGCAGCAGCGATGCAAAGTATGAGCAGTATAGGTGGATAA
- a CDS encoding molybdopterin molybdotransferase MoeA: MENNFIPYEKALSILEEHKGNFSTETLTIEDSIGQYLAENLVADRDFPPFDRVTMDGIAIAFKTFEKGQREYNIETTAAAGAPQATLQDPKKCIEVMTGAIKPNGVDTVIRYEDLTLSGENAIITIDTLNYKQNVHFKGMDIAQGSVIVPAGKQLSPAEINIAAAVGKAEIQVYRLPKTIIFSTGDELVAVDETPELHQIRRSNVYGIQATLKEWGIIADLHHLADDKTVMLKTVSEMLHEYDLFIFTGGVSKGKFDYLPEVLEELKVKKHFHKIQQRPGKPFWFGTNASGKKIFALPGNPVSSFVCVYMYLRFWLQKSLGIEPKTQYVKLKNDVEFKPDLVYFLEAKLTRVTDGSLMAEAIKGNGSGDFANLVKTDGFLILPQNKSQFFANEVYPFVPYRTKW, encoded by the coding sequence ATGGAAAACAATTTCATCCCCTACGAAAAAGCCCTTTCGATTTTAGAAGAGCATAAAGGCAATTTTTCTACTGAAACCCTAACTATTGAGGACAGTATTGGTCAATATCTCGCAGAAAATCTCGTGGCCGATAGGGATTTTCCACCATTCGACCGGGTTACCATGGATGGTATCGCGATCGCCTTCAAAACTTTTGAAAAAGGCCAAAGGGAATATAACATTGAAACTACGGCGGCAGCGGGCGCACCTCAGGCCACTCTTCAAGACCCGAAAAAATGCATCGAGGTCATGACCGGCGCCATTAAGCCAAATGGTGTGGACACTGTAATCAGGTATGAGGATTTGACCCTTTCCGGCGAAAATGCTATAATCACAATAGATACACTGAACTACAAACAGAATGTTCATTTCAAGGGAATGGATATTGCCCAAGGTTCGGTCATCGTACCGGCTGGAAAGCAATTATCACCAGCGGAAATCAATATTGCCGCCGCCGTTGGAAAAGCTGAGATACAAGTTTATAGGTTGCCAAAGACGATAATTTTCTCTACGGGGGATGAGCTCGTAGCCGTTGACGAAACACCAGAATTGCATCAAATTCGACGTTCAAATGTCTATGGGATTCAAGCTACCTTAAAGGAATGGGGAATAATTGCGGATTTACATCACCTGGCCGATGATAAAACGGTGATGTTGAAAACCGTATCAGAAATGCTGCACGAATATGATCTTTTCATCTTCACTGGAGGCGTCTCCAAGGGAAAGTTCGATTACCTGCCCGAGGTGCTGGAAGAATTAAAGGTCAAAAAACACTTTCACAAAATTCAGCAAAGACCGGGAAAACCTTTTTGGTTTGGTACGAATGCATCGGGAAAAAAGATTTTCGCACTTCCGGGAAATCCTGTCTCGTCCTTTGTTTGTGTGTATATGTATCTGCGTTTCTGGTTACAAAAATCATTGGGAATCGAACCCAAAACCCAATACGTAAAGCTGAAAAACGATGTGGAGTTCAAGCCAGATTTGGTCTATTTCCTAGAAGCTAAGTTGACCCGAGTAACCGATGGCAGCTTAATGGCCGAAGCGATTAAAGGAAATGGATCAGGTGATTTCGCTAATCTCGTAAAAACCGACGGATTTTTAATATTACCGCAAAATAAAAGCCAATTTTTTGCGAATGAGGTGTATCCTTTCGTACCTTATCGAACGAAATGGTAA
- a CDS encoding FAD binding domain-containing protein, with protein MIPANFDYHKATSLEEAIALSQELGDEAKYMSGGHSLLPMMKLRFATPEHIIDISKIEGLSYIKEDGDILKIGAMTTQSEIEHDPLLKSNYPIFGDAVWLTADPAVRNFGTIGGNIAHGDAANDQPALMLALRATIIAEGVDGEKAIPIDDFFHGFYMTALEPGDILTEIQIPKAKANSGGAYHKVERKVGDYATAGVAVHIELDGDGVCQEIGIGLTNVSAVPMRLERGEEVLRGHKVTDALIAQVGQIASEDCEPESDLRGSEAYKRSIVNTITKRMLNKALERARN; from the coding sequence ATGATTCCAGCTAATTTTGACTATCACAAGGCCACCTCGTTAGAAGAGGCGATTGCTTTGTCGCAAGAGCTCGGTGACGAAGCGAAATACATGTCCGGTGGCCATAGCCTGTTGCCGATGATGAAATTGCGATTCGCCACTCCCGAGCATATCATTGACATCAGTAAAATAGAAGGGCTCTCATATATTAAGGAAGATGGCGATATCCTTAAAATCGGGGCCATGACTACGCAATCGGAAATAGAACATGATCCGCTACTGAAATCGAACTATCCGATTTTTGGTGATGCCGTATGGTTGACCGCAGATCCCGCTGTACGGAATTTTGGAACGATCGGGGGCAATATTGCCCACGGCGATGCGGCAAACGATCAACCGGCGTTGATGTTGGCCCTGCGTGCTACCATAATAGCAGAAGGCGTAGATGGCGAAAAAGCTATTCCTATCGATGATTTTTTTCATGGCTTCTACATGACGGCTTTAGAGCCTGGCGATATCTTAACGGAGATTCAGATTCCGAAAGCAAAAGCGAATAGTGGAGGGGCGTACCATAAGGTAGAAAGAAAGGTCGGCGATTATGCCACGGCAGGAGTCGCCGTACATATAGAACTTGATGGAGATGGGGTGTGTCAGGAAATCGGAATCGGTCTAACCAATGTGAGTGCCGTACCCATGCGATTGGAAAGGGGCGAAGAGGTCTTGAGGGGTCATAAGGTAACCGATGCACTTATTGCACAAGTAGGTCAAATAGCCAGTGAGGATTGTGAACCGGAATCGGATTTAAGAGGTTCTGAAGCCTACAAAAGGTCGATAGTGAATACGATTACAAAACGAATGTTGAACAAGGCTTTGGAAAGAGCACGAAACTAA
- a CDS encoding cysteine desulfurase family protein encodes MKYAQLYFDYNATTPCAKEVVDAMLPHFHEDFGNPSSSHHPYGWLAKRSVEDATASIAKSLEVAPSSLVYTSGATESINMVLKGVARKLQSKGKHIITTKAEHKAVLDTCIFLEEEGFEISYLDVESDGLISLEKLNKTLRPDTILVSILFANNETGVIQPLDDIAGKVHANGSLLFSDTTQALGKVAISEVLKKVDYACFSGHKVYGPKGIGLVYIKNNEDGDGLPSLIQGGGQQKRQRGGTINTPLIVGLAKAIALAFEQFDDEKNRIEKLRNKLEAGLLQIEMALSNSKSPKRLPNTVHISFPYVDGANLLIALSAQIAVSNGSACNSASVEPSHVLMAMGVERTLAYASLRLSIGRYTTDADIEKAIAIISEEVSKQRENNILWERRG; translated from the coding sequence ATCAAGTACGCCCAACTCTATTTCGACTACAACGCCACTACGCCCTGCGCCAAGGAAGTGGTTGATGCGATGCTGCCCCATTTTCACGAAGACTTCGGAAATCCTTCGAGCAGTCATCACCCATACGGGTGGTTGGCGAAGCGTTCCGTTGAAGATGCCACTGCTTCCATAGCTAAAAGTCTAGAGGTTGCTCCGAGCAGCTTGGTCTATACTTCTGGAGCAACGGAAAGTATCAATATGGTACTGAAGGGGGTTGCCAGAAAACTGCAATCCAAAGGAAAACACATCATTACAACCAAGGCGGAACACAAAGCTGTTTTGGATACCTGCATCTTTTTGGAGGAAGAAGGATTTGAAATCAGCTATCTGGACGTGGAATCGGATGGATTGATTTCCTTGGAAAAGTTAAACAAAACGCTTCGACCAGATACGATTTTGGTCTCCATACTATTTGCAAATAATGAGACGGGGGTCATACAACCGCTCGATGACATCGCCGGAAAGGTGCATGCCAATGGAAGCCTGCTTTTCTCCGATACGACCCAAGCGCTAGGGAAAGTGGCCATATCCGAAGTTTTAAAAAAAGTCGATTATGCCTGTTTTTCGGGACATAAAGTCTACGGACCAAAAGGAATCGGTCTGGTATACATCAAGAATAATGAAGATGGCGATGGCCTGCCCAGCCTGATTCAAGGTGGGGGGCAACAAAAACGACAACGGGGTGGTACCATCAATACGCCGTTAATCGTAGGATTGGCAAAGGCTATTGCCTTGGCTTTTGAACAGTTCGATGATGAAAAGAATCGCATCGAAAAATTAAGAAACAAATTAGAAGCTGGATTGTTACAAATTGAAATGGCGTTATCCAATAGCAAATCGCCAAAGCGCTTGCCCAATACTGTTCATATTTCCTTCCCCTATGTAGATGGTGCCAATCTCTTAATCGCACTTAGTGCGCAAATTGCCGTTTCCAACGGATCTGCCTGCAATTCCGCATCCGTAGAACCTTCGCATGTGTTGATGGCGATGGGCGTTGAACGCACTTTAGCCTATGCCTCCCTACGCTTAAGTATCGGCCGATATACTACTGATGCGGATATTGAAAAAGCGATAGCGATTATTAGCGAGGAGGTCTCAAAACAGCGGGAAAATAACATTTTGTGGGAACGGAGGGGGTAA